One segment of Rosa chinensis cultivar Old Blush chromosome 6, RchiOBHm-V2, whole genome shotgun sequence DNA contains the following:
- the LOC112173317 gene encoding autophagy-related protein 2 isoform X5: MWNIAKSAEAMFSRWAVKRVCKFVLKKKLGQFILGDIDVDQLDVQFADGTIQLSDLALNVDFLNQKIGAAASMMIKEGSIGSLLVRMPWKGNGCEVEVDELELVLAPCAEKNSPATAESGNQNQDSSNPGKFDADMPDNATKSASRDVHEGVKTIAKMVKWLLTSFHVRIKRLIVAFDPCLEKNGKTSGCCSTLVLRIAETECGTGVSEDTNQNADARTENFLGNSQLTTFVKFQGAVLELLQMDDVDNQKCIPCVTERTFGELFSGGRPPGVTTPIMIGKRGGFSGNLKLSIPWKNGSLDIGKVDADAFIEPVELRFQPSTIKWLLLAWEVCKSMERDRSNHMPTDSIFLDSASHFASPISACSTTDKVTPVRGSLPTESASLTLQESLTEGLLPGSRVISDWVPFYMNNNRSHGMEELDFGASVDQFFECFDGMRSSQSALGSSGMWNWTCSVVSAITAVSSLASGSLHVAPEQQPVETNLKATLAGISVVFPFQDENQNHLCDTKGDLGSSSDVLYLCVECRDILLVMQVSSRHMRFEGTMDYIEVANYSSHKDGTLELGLQGCSNKVKSQTSSIQHLQADVQSVLPLHASSYYSAESNGLAAEGFPFGYRDDLVRITLLKTSGVTYCQCTVRSSSSDGSSTGPTSFSLKLPHFVFWVDFSLLNILLELLKEIGKTVEVNDQAEFSSEASNKIHGSSHRDLRRASSCVTTLSSTDSVRGDIFIPNARIILCLRSNGGETVRSFSSWDQFVALEFTSPSTCDKGMIQDHGPTFDASSEKRYSSTVTRSLQLNVGDLDVFLVSPRSKDNAEIRSGKMQRLTLTAQKVMSVSNRKGSLSVISMLWQEGYVTGPWIAKKAKCLATFEESRSISKFVGKDHEFASVSTVKDLKDLSSQTRQEIILSSAFFLHVCLPAVTIKLDNPQYKELCHFLDQVMNDISGVDLDSINDKEESSMPQTSILVDCDSVEILINLDVKETVPGSMQSELPGTWNRLRLKVQKLEMLSVSNIGGIPGATFFWLAHGEGKLWGSITSILDQEFLLITCSNSTMKRGDGGGSNALSSIFAGSDIVHLWDPTGFHGSTSITVRCATIVAVGGRLDWPDALCSFFIFPSEIEQAEDKCNQKDDAPRGSSFVLNLVDIGLSYEPYQKNMVVRSEDSGSSCSSVKETCEEYVSCLLAASSLNLSTSTMGDSTEMNYKIRVRDLGLLLRVMLKPEDIGGTYSAEHLHKIGYVKVAREALVEANLRTNCKNGLLWEVECSKSHIFVETCHDTMSSLIRLAAQIQQLFAPDLEESIVHLQTRWNKFQQEQERRGLADEIRIFDSESPTAQLHTSGLVTEREPQLVGLMDEISEDAFRDNNHTYQYDSSESQIGISSDEDLGEACYSRIGTPDIFLPGTSYDGSVPSVESESSQTSFLQEGNVLELIEGYCLSELRRPLSELSVGRQSSQEIVKSQSKNARFGDGSRENHGWYGTSVKILENHIPETSESSKEQFVEDKLPSTGSTNCNDLGKVIGRVLLKNIDVRWRMLAGSDWHDSRATGQRSGDFTGRDATVCLEFSLCGMEFQYDVFPVGGICVSKLSLSVQDFYLYDKSKDAPWKLDIIIQRIILGNHLQKDSSWT, encoded by the exons ATGTGGAACATCGCGAAGTCGGCGGAGGCGATGTTCTCGCGGTGGGCCGTCAAGCGGGTCTGTAAGTTCgtgttgaagaagaagctggGCCAGTTCATTCTCGGCGACATCGATGTCGACCAGCTCGACGTTCAGTTCGCCGACGGCACCATTCAGCTCAGCGACCTCGCCCTCAACGTCGATTTTCTTAACCAGAAG ATTGGTGCAGCAGCATCAATGATGATAAAAGAAGGATCTATTGGTTCACTATTAGTTAGGATGCCTTGGAAGGGTAACGGTTGTGAGGTTGAAGTGGATGAGCTTGAGCTTGTGCTAGCTCCATGTGCAGAGAAGAATTCTCCAGCTACAGCTGAAAGCGGTAACCAGAACCAAGATAGTAGTAACCCCGGGAAGTTTGATGCTGATATGCCGGACAATGCCACAAAATCTGCTTCCAGGGATGTGCATGAAGGTGTTAAAACCATTGCAAAGATGGTAAAGTGGTTGCTTACCAGCTTCCACGTAAGGATAAAAAGGTTGATTGTTGCCTTTGATCCTTGTTTAGAGAAGAACGGAAAGACATCAGGGTGTTGCTCAACCTTGGTTCTTCGAATTGCAGAAACAGAATGTGGAACAGGTGTTTCTGAAGATACTAATCAAAATGCTGATGCAAGAACTGAGAACTTTCTGGGGAATAGTCAACTAACCACCTTTGTCAAGTTTCAAGGAGCAGTACTTGAACTGCTTCAAATGGATGATGTTGATAATCAAAAATGTATTCCATGTGTGACAGAAAGAACATTTGGTGAACTTTTTTCAGGGGGACGTCCTCCAGGTGTTACCACTCCAATCATGATTGGGAAAAGAGGTGGATTTTCAGGGAACTTAAAATTAAGTATTCCTTGGAAGAATGGATCTCTAGACATAGGGAAAGTGGATGCAGATGCTTTTATTGAACCTGTAGAATTAAGATTTCAACCAAGCACCATCAAATGGCTTTTACTTGCTTGGGAAGTATGCAAAAGTATGGAGAGGGATCGGAGCAATCATATGCCAACTGATTCTATTTTCCTTGATTCAGCATCTCACTTTGCTTCACCAATATCTGCTTGTTCTACAACAGATAAGGTGACGCCAGTTCGTGGTAGTTTGCCCACCGAGTCCGCTTCTTTGACACTTCAAGAATCATTAACTGAGGGTCTGCTACCCGGGTCACGTGTTATATCAGATTGGGTACCATTTTATATGAATAATAATAGAAGCCATGGTATGGAAGAACTTGATTTTGGGGCAAG TGTGGACCAGTTTTTTGAATGCTTTGATGGAATGAGAAGTTCCCAGTCAGCATTAGGAAGTAGTGGAATGTGGAATTGGACATGTTCTGTTGTCAGTGCTATCACAGCTGTATCCAGCCTTGCTTCTGGATCTTTGCATGTTGCCCCTG AACAGCAGCCAGTTGAAACCAATCTTAAAGCAACTTTAGCTGGGATTTCTGTTGTATTTCCATTCCAAGATGAAAACCAGAATCATTTGTGTGATACAAAGGGTGATTTAGGTTCTAGTTCAGATGTTCTATACCTATGTGTAGAATGCCGAGATATCCTTCTTGTTATGCAG GTGTCTTCTCGGCATATGAGGTTTGAAGGAACAATGGACTATATTGAGGTTGCCAATTACTCAAGTCATAAAGACGGTACCTTGGAGTTGGGTTTGCAAGGGTGTAGCAACAAGGTTAAAAGCCAAACTTCTTCAATTCAACATCTTCAAGCCGATGTTCAAAGTGTTCTTCCTTTGCATGCCTCATCTTATTATTCGGCTGAATCAAATGGTTTAGCTGCTGAAGGTTTTCCATTTGGATATAGGGATGATTTAGTCAGAATTACATTGCTTAAAACTTCAGGTGTCACTTATTGTCAATGTACTGTCAGGTCTAGTTCATCTGATGGGAGTTCAACTGGGCCTACATCATTTTCACTGAAACTGCCACACTTTGTTTTCTGGGTGGACTTCTCTTTGCTAAATATTCTATTAGAACTGTTGAAGGAAATTGGAAAGACTGTTGAAGTGAATGACCAGGCCGAGTTTTCTTCGGAGGCCTCTAATAAGATCCATGGATCATCTCATAGGGATCTTAGAAGAGCTTCTAGTTGTGTTACAACCTTGTCTTCAACAGATAGTGTGCGAGGTGATATATTTATCCCTAATGCACGGATAATTCTTTGTTTACGTTCCAATGGTGGTGAAACTGTTAGAAGCTTCTCCTCCTGGGATCAATTTGTTGCTCTGGAATTTACTTCACCTTCGACTTGTGACAAAGGCATGATTCAAGACCATGGTCCTACCTTTGATGCAAGTTCAGAGAAAAGGTATTCTTCAACTGTCACACGTTCTTTACAGTTGAATGTTGGAGATCTTGATGTTTTCCTGGTCAGTCCTCGAAGTAAAGATAATGCAGAAATCAGATCTGGCAAGATGCAGAGGCTAACACTTACTGCACAAAAAGTAATGTCTGTCAGCAACAGAAAAGGCAGTCTTTCTGTCATTAGTATGCTTTGGCAAGAGGGTTATGTGACTGGTCCTTGGATAGCAAAGAAAGCTAAGTGCCTCGCTACTTTTGAGGAATCAAGGAGCATTTCCAAATTTGTGGGAAAGGATCACGAGTTTGCTTCTGTATCTACTGTGAAAGATCTTAAGGATTTAAGCTCCCAGACACGACAAGAGATTATTTTGAGCTCTGCATTTTTCCTACATGTTTGTCTACCTGCTGTTACAATAAAGTTAGACAATCCTCAATATAAAGAGTTGTGTCATTTTTTGGATCAAGTGATGAATGACATATCTGGTGTGGATCTCGATTCTATCAATGATAAGGAAGAATCTTCCATGCCTCAGACATCTATCCTTGTGGACTGTGATTCTGTTGAAATATTGATTAACTTGGATGTGAAGGAGACTGTCCCAGGCTCAATGCAGAGTGAACTTCCTGGCACGTGGAATCGTCTAAGACTGAAAGTTCAGAAGCTTGAAATGCTATCTGTTTCGAATATTGGAGGTATTCCAGGTGCCACTTTTTTCTGGCTGGCACACGGTGAAGGCAAATTGTGGGGTTCTATCACTAGTATTCTGGATCAGGAGTTTCTTCTGATCACATGTAGCAACTCGACAATGAAACGTGGCGATGGAGGAGGTTCAAATGCATTATCATCGATATTTGCTGGTTCTGATATTGTACATCTGTGGGATCCTACAGGTTTTCATGGTTCTACATCTATAACGGTCAGATGTGCCACAATTGTTGCTGTTGGGGGTCGCTTGGATTGGCCGGATGCACTATGctcctttttcatttttccttcTGAAATTGAACAAGCAGAGGACAAGTGTAATCAAAAGGACGATGCACCTCGTGGATCTTCTTTTGTGCTTAACTTGGTTGATATTGGATTAAGCTATGAACCCTACCAAAAGAATATGGTGGTTAGGAGTGAAGACTCAGGGTCCAGTTGTTCGTCTGTCAAAGAGACATGTGAAGAATATGTTTCTTGTCTTTTGGCTGCATCTTCCTTGAATCTTTCAACTTCAACCATGGGAGATTCCACAGAAATGAATTACAAAATTAGAGTGCGAGATCTTGGGCTTCTTCTCCGTGTAATGTTAAAGCCTGAGGATATTGGTGGCACTTACAGTGCAGAGCATCTTCACAAGATTGGGTATGTTAAAGTTGCAAGGGAGGCACTCGTTGAAGCAAATTTGAGAACTAATTGTAAAAATGGTCTTCTCTGGGAGGTAGAATGTTCAAAGTCCCACATTTTTGTGGAAACATGCCATGACACAATGTCTAGTCTGATTCGTTTGGCTGCTCAAATCCAACAGCTATTTGCTCCTGACCTGGAGGAATCAATTGTGCATTTGCAGACAAGGTGGAATAAATTTCAGCAGGAACAAGAGAGGAGAGGTTTGGCTGATGAAATCAGGATATTCGATAGTGAGTCTCCAACTGCTCAATTACACACGTCTGGTCTAGTTACAGAGAGAGAGCCTCAGTTGGTTGGGTTAATGGATGAGATATCAGAAGATGCATTTCGAGATAATAATCACACCTACCAATATGACTCTTCTGAGTCACAAATTGGTATATCATCTGATGAGGACCTTGGAGAGGCGTGTTACTCACGTATTGGAACTCCTGATATTTTCTTGCCTGGTACATCTTATGATGGGTCAGTGCCATCGGTTGAATCAGAAAGTAGTCAAACATCATTCCTACAAGAAGGTAATGTTTTGGAGTTAATAGAAGGGTATTGTTTATCTGAGTTACGACGACCTCTCTCGGAATTGTCTGTTGGCAGGCAATCATCTCAGGAGATTGTGAAATCCCAGTCCAAGAATGCCAGATTTGGAGATGGGTCAAGAGAAAATCATGGATGGTATGGCACCTCCgtaaaaattttagaaaatcaTATTCCAGAAACGAGTGAAAGTAGTAAGGAACAATTTGTCGAAGACAAGCTTCCTTCTACTGGCAGTACAAATTGCAATGATCTAGGGAAAGTAATTGGACGTGTACTCCTTAAGAACATTGATGTTAGATGGAGAATGCTTGCTGGCTCTGACTGGCATGATTCTAGAGCAACTGGTCAGCGGTCGGGGGATTTTACTGGAAGGGATGCTACCGTATGCCTGGAGTTCTCACTATGTGGGATGGAATTTCAATATGATGTTTTCCCAGTTGGTGGAATATGTGTATCCAAGCTTTCTCTTTCGGTTCAAGACTTTTATCTATATGATAAGAGCAAAGATGCTCCTTGGAAACTG GACATTATCATTCAAAGGATCATCCTCGGAAATCATCTTCAAAAGGATTCAAGCTGGACTTAG